A stretch of Chloroflexota bacterium DNA encodes these proteins:
- a CDS encoding DUF1295 domain-containing protein has product MADVVGALFWGLLAAGQFWYAAHHPAVLLLSLSLCLQSGLAAYLLLRRIPARRDGSLVQKGVAWLAALAPQAMRPPAAAPWWAQAVGLVGVWLALLALVRLGRSFAIAPADRGLVTGGVYRWLRHPMYAGELLSVLPVVALALTWRNLLAFAALVVGVALRIRWEEAILGAPYRGYAERVRWRLIPWVW; this is encoded by the coding sequence ATGGCTGACGTCGTAGGGGCGTTGTTCTGGGGTTTGCTCGCGGCGGGGCAGTTTTGGTATGCTGCCCACCACCCCGCCGTGCTTTTGCTTTCGCTTTCCCTGTGCCTGCAAAGCGGCCTGGCGGCCTATCTCTTGCTACGCCGCATACCAGCGCGCAGGGATGGTAGTCTCGTGCAAAAAGGGGTGGCCTGGCTTGCTGCGCTGGCTCCCCAGGCCATGAGGCCGCCCGCGGCCGCGCCGTGGTGGGCGCAGGCGGTGGGACTGGTCGGGGTGTGGCTCGCCCTGCTCGCGCTGGTGCGGTTGGGGCGGTCTTTTGCCATTGCCCCCGCCGACCGTGGACTGGTGACGGGCGGCGTGTATCGCTGGCTGCGCCATCCGATGTACGCGGGGGAGTTGTTGAGCGTGCTCCCTGTGGTCGCGCTGGCCTTGACATGGCGCAACCTGCTGGCGTTCGCGGCGTTGGTCGTGGGGGTGGCGCTTCGGATACGTTGGGAGGAAGCCATTTTGGGCGCGCCTTATCGCGGCTACGCCGAGCGGGTGCGTTGGAGGTTGATACCGTGGGTGTGGTAA
- a CDS encoding pilus assembly protein, which translates to MRQWLADRRGELVEAAFVYPLLILLTVGLFNLSMLGFASMMATNAAHYGARMGSVAQRNAAGVAAAAARQRIAVAPVGDYSVSVQASNARGGRVTVNVAYKVPNFFSGLTALFGVHTPPQFTGVSTATFRHEGW; encoded by the coding sequence TTGCGCCAATGGCTTGCTGACCGGCGCGGCGAACTGGTAGAAGCCGCCTTCGTGTATCCTCTGCTTATCCTTCTGACGGTTGGACTGTTCAATCTGTCCATGCTGGGCTTTGCGAGCATGATGGCAACCAACGCGGCCCACTATGGCGCTCGCATGGGGTCGGTGGCGCAGCGCAACGCCGCGGGTGTGGCCGCTGCCGCTGCCCGGCAGCGTATCGCCGTGGCCCCTGTGGGCGACTATTCGGTCTCCGTGCAGGCCAGCAACGCGCGCGGCGGACGCGTGACGGTCAACGTGGCCTACAAAGTGCCTAACTTCTTCAGCGGCTTGACGGCGCTGTTTGGCGTGCATACCCCACCGCAGTTCACTGGCGTTTCTACGGCCACCTTTCGGCATGAGGGTTGGTAA
- the cpaB gene encoding Flp pilus assembly protein CpaB, producing the protein MLRSKWFKIGIALIVAVVVLMLSRGEQTASVLVAAHPLDAGKILTANDVTTETLPVSAVPADALTDPQQVSGQQLAVPRAKGDLLRASMLGAPAVKLNANERGVALQVDDPAGIAGMLRPGDRVGVVALLDADTFTNTVFAPLFGNGEEQPQGENDQAGYYATPAPPPVPQNPGDYAKVLFEPLRVVYISPDFQAAEMRGDVQQQEEGGLMVQGAGPTKTRQGTVVLAVPAAPVKMVYDFATWGAGKETVPVNLVELLSALKMADGVHLSLYLMPQNAKPMTTSGVFVPQVVVLPAAPTPTPTPKGGQ; encoded by the coding sequence ATGCTGCGTAGCAAATGGTTCAAAATCGGCATTGCGCTCATCGTTGCCGTGGTGGTGCTCATGCTCTCCCGCGGCGAGCAAACAGCCAGCGTGCTTGTGGCTGCTCACCCGCTGGACGCGGGCAAAATCCTGACGGCCAACGACGTCACGACCGAAACCCTGCCCGTTTCCGCCGTACCCGCAGACGCGCTCACCGACCCTCAGCAGGTATCGGGGCAGCAGTTGGCCGTGCCCCGCGCGAAAGGCGACCTGCTGCGGGCGTCCATGCTGGGCGCGCCGGCGGTCAAACTGAACGCCAACGAAAGGGGCGTGGCCTTGCAGGTGGACGACCCCGCGGGTATCGCCGGTATGCTGCGCCCTGGTGACAGGGTGGGGGTGGTGGCGCTGCTTGACGCCGACACGTTCACGAACACCGTTTTTGCTCCTCTCTTTGGCAACGGAGAAGAACAGCCACAGGGGGAGAACGACCAGGCCGGTTACTACGCCACCCCCGCGCCGCCGCCTGTGCCGCAGAACCCCGGCGACTATGCCAAAGTCCTCTTTGAACCCCTGCGTGTGGTGTATATCTCCCCCGACTTCCAGGCCGCCGAGATGCGCGGCGACGTCCAGCAGCAGGAAGAAGGCGGACTGATGGTGCAAGGCGCAGGCCCCACTAAGACCCGGCAGGGAACGGTCGTTCTGGCCGTGCCCGCCGCACCCGTCAAGATGGTGTACGACTTCGCGACCTGGGGGGCGGGCAAGGAAACCGTACCCGTCAACTTGGTGGAACTGTTGAGCGCCCTCAAAATGGCGGATGGGGTGCATTTGAGTTTGTACCTTATGCCGCAAAACGCCAAACCCATGACCACTTCAGGCGTGTTCGTGCCGCAGGTCGTGGTGCTGCCCGCTGCGCCTACGCCCACCCCAACCCCGAAAGGAGGCCAATGA
- a CDS encoding ParA family protein, giving the protein MSGTWKTPQPEDTGEATVLIAAPPARLNVWGPALSDDPRLRVVSVATTPDDLAAKLAAHPHALLLDGTVFPGPKELLDFLGGVQVDAYVVLPPEGADAVPQVQAFPTVKAAYVGDIDNLKTLTDTIVANAQAAVLQDGAIWNASRGGNAVAGFKSVAVWNQAGGVGKTTVASNLAAAAAQRGVPTLLIGLGAPDDLALIMGLKPRPNITEWLANPTADGLKEAIQKRDNLDVLAGFPDVLSEARLTSLPADAPSNIPNLVTTAAYMGYGLVVIDAPPSSLAANAIAAANTLVLVARPSLEGVLRAVEAYRTVTERLAGRHRITATGVHVVLNRTGNRLSTQEWHAAASDLLGRGFPPVLAEIPDLPAVGRAQDARQLPIAVSAEFARALNPLVSALAPAGSNGNGRFRRGKEYRFLGIKVRV; this is encoded by the coding sequence ATGAGCGGCACGTGGAAAACGCCCCAGCCGGAGGATACGGGTGAAGCCACCGTGCTGATTGCCGCGCCGCCCGCGCGCCTCAACGTGTGGGGGCCGGCGTTGAGCGATGACCCTCGCCTGCGTGTGGTGTCCGTGGCGACAACGCCGGACGACCTGGCGGCGAAACTGGCTGCCCATCCCCACGCGCTGCTGCTCGACGGCACCGTTTTTCCCGGCCCCAAAGAACTGCTGGATTTTCTGGGCGGGGTGCAGGTGGACGCCTACGTGGTGCTGCCGCCAGAAGGGGCAGACGCCGTACCCCAGGTACAGGCTTTTCCCACGGTGAAGGCGGCCTACGTGGGCGACATCGACAATTTGAAGACCCTCACCGATACCATCGTGGCTAACGCCCAGGCCGCTGTGCTTCAGGATGGCGCAATCTGGAATGCAAGCCGCGGCGGGAACGCTGTGGCGGGTTTCAAGAGCGTGGCCGTCTGGAACCAGGCAGGCGGGGTGGGGAAGACCACCGTCGCGTCCAACCTGGCCGCAGCCGCCGCCCAGCGCGGCGTCCCTACGCTGCTCATCGGCCTGGGCGCGCCCGACGACCTCGCCCTCATCATGGGGCTGAAACCGCGCCCCAATATCACAGAATGGCTTGCCAATCCCACCGCGGACGGCCTCAAAGAGGCCATTCAGAAGCGGGACAACCTGGACGTCCTCGCGGGTTTCCCTGACGTGCTCTCCGAAGCCCGTCTCACCAGTTTGCCCGCAGATGCGCCTTCCAATATTCCCAACCTTGTGACCACCGCGGCCTACATGGGCTACGGGCTGGTGGTGATTGACGCCCCGCCTTCCAGCCTTGCGGCCAACGCCATCGCCGCGGCCAACACCCTCGTCCTGGTGGCGCGGCCCTCGCTGGAAGGCGTGCTGCGCGCCGTGGAAGCCTACCGCACCGTCACCGAGCGGTTGGCCGGCAGGCATCGCATCACCGCAACGGGCGTTCATGTGGTGCTCAACAGGACGGGCAACCGGCTGAGCACCCAGGAATGGCACGCTGCGGCTTCGGATTTGCTGGGGCGGGGGTTCCCCCCTGTACTGGCCGAAATCCCCGACCTGCCCGCCGTGGGGCGGGCGCAGGACGCCCGTCAGTTGCCTATCGCCGTGAGCGCCGAGTTTGCCCGCGCCCTCAACCCCTTGGTGTCCGCCCTTGCCCCCGCAGGGAGCAACGGCAACGGACGCTTTCGCCGGGGCAAGGAATATCGGTTTCTGGGCATCAAGGTGCGTGTGTGA
- a CDS encoding CpaF family protein: protein MTEEQQQQVIEAAVTRLSGLPLTVTRNRAQMQQKARAAVQNVVSEMGFTAPDTLVEYLAQQVAAAVGGFGFLDALLPPNRTDLVEIALNPDGSVWLNRKGEMRMERYDYTPSVQEAWRAVEAILGVTGRALTEATPSVDAKLPRFEGMGGARVKAVHPIIAPGEYPVLSIRLFEPRPVLPEQIIAWETTPPFVMDEILRAVSLRSRVLVIGGTATGKTTFLSAIANGGIPLDARVVKIEDPEEIWLQHPNVVTLEARHPQPGSSVPPYRIADGVDDALRMRPDWLIVGEVRTGRAALALFRAQMSDHPGLSTFHAETPDAAVKRLSLIMFGDAQVRFEPAKGIFEEAVDVVVQVGWHNARRRVLGVWEVAGMKGGNVKFRQLYAIGDEGMGKITRTRTQWDALAPAEVLAEVVEEQAV from the coding sequence ATGACCGAGGAACAGCAGCAACAGGTCATTGAGGCTGCCGTAACCCGTTTGAGCGGTCTTCCTCTGACCGTGACCCGCAACCGCGCCCAAATGCAGCAGAAGGCGCGCGCCGCGGTGCAAAATGTCGTTAGCGAGATGGGCTTCACAGCGCCCGACACGCTGGTCGAGTACCTTGCCCAGCAGGTGGCCGCTGCGGTGGGCGGCTTTGGTTTTCTGGACGCCCTGCTGCCCCCCAACCGTACCGACCTGGTGGAAATTGCCCTCAATCCCGATGGCAGCGTGTGGCTCAACCGCAAGGGCGAAATGCGGATGGAGCGATACGACTACACGCCCTCGGTACAGGAAGCGTGGCGCGCCGTGGAAGCCATTTTGGGCGTTACCGGCCGCGCCCTGACCGAAGCCACCCCCTCGGTGGACGCCAAACTGCCCCGCTTCGAGGGGATGGGCGGGGCGCGGGTGAAGGCGGTACATCCCATCATCGCCCCAGGCGAGTATCCCGTTTTGAGCATTCGGCTTTTCGAACCCAGGCCGGTGCTGCCCGAACAAATCATTGCCTGGGAAACGACGCCCCCTTTTGTGATGGATGAAATCCTGCGTGCGGTATCCCTGCGCTCCCGCGTGCTGGTGATAGGCGGCACGGCCACAGGCAAGACGACCTTCCTCTCGGCCATTGCCAACGGCGGCATCCCGCTGGACGCCCGCGTGGTGAAGATTGAAGACCCTGAAGAAATCTGGTTGCAGCACCCCAATGTCGTCACGCTGGAAGCCCGCCATCCGCAACCCGGCTCATCCGTCCCGCCGTACCGCATTGCGGACGGTGTGGACGACGCCCTGCGAATGCGCCCGGACTGGCTCATCGTGGGCGAGGTGCGGACGGGCAGGGCTGCGCTGGCCTTGTTCCGCGCCCAGATGAGCGACCACCCCGGCCTTTCCACCTTCCACGCCGAAACCCCCGACGCGGCGGTAAAACGCCTTTCGCTCATCATGTTCGGCGATGCTCAAGTGCGCTTTGAACCCGCCAAAGGCATCTTCGAGGAAGCCGTGGATGTCGTGGTGCAGGTGGGGTGGCACAACGCCCGGCGGCGTGTGCTGGGCGTGTGGGAGGTGGCGGGCATGAAGGGAGGCAACGTGAAGTTTCGCCAGTTGTACGCCATTGGCGACGAGGGCATGGGGAAGATCACTCGCACCCGTACCCAGTGGGACGCCCTTGCGCCTGCTGAGGTTTTGGCCGAAGTTGTAGAGGAGCAAGCGGTATGA
- a CDS encoding SH3 domain-containing protein, which yields MPDTEDQNGWDALEDVARQRAETVQQDDQPPQWERLKAWASKLPLWGWSLAGLGVVALLGILALTLWPHTATAAQAPTPTTTATPTAAPTPIPTPTPVPTPTPTATVAPLPRLVVWSPVGACAYVRPAADANTLPLSCLPNGTEVIEAGQQEAKGGLTWVQVQYPTKNGYGSTGWMALGVVAWPFTPDKETGARRVPLYRGNKAAVRLYLPPHTPLIVLQDDGDGWLWVQLPDGTKGYVKAKGLK from the coding sequence ATGCCTGATACTGAAGACCAAAACGGCTGGGACGCGTTGGAGGACGTCGCCCGCCAGCGCGCCGAAACCGTCCAGCAGGACGACCAGCCCCCGCAATGGGAGAGATTGAAAGCCTGGGCAAGCAAGTTACCCTTGTGGGGGTGGTCGCTTGCAGGACTGGGCGTTGTGGCGTTGCTGGGAATTTTGGCTTTGACGTTATGGCCGCACACGGCCACCGCAGCGCAAGCGCCCACACCTACGACAACGGCAACGCCAACGGCTGCGCCTACACCAATACCTACACCAACGCCTGTGCCCACGCCAACGCCAACGGCCACCGTAGCCCCTTTGCCGCGGTTGGTGGTATGGTCGCCGGTGGGCGCTTGTGCGTATGTTCGGCCTGCGGCGGATGCTAACACGCTCCCCCTGAGTTGCCTTCCCAATGGCACAGAGGTTATTGAGGCGGGGCAACAGGAAGCCAAAGGCGGTTTGACTTGGGTGCAGGTGCAATATCCCACCAAAAACGGCTATGGCAGCACGGGATGGATGGCGCTGGGAGTGGTGGCATGGCCGTTCACACCTGACAAAGAAACGGGGGCGCGGCGCGTGCCCCTGTATCGTGGGAACAAGGCTGCCGTGCGGTTGTACCTGCCGCCTCACACGCCGCTAATTGTGTTGCAGGATGATGGCGATGGGTGGCTGTGGGTGCAATTGCCTGATGGCACAAAAGGCTACGTGAAAGCGAAAGGCTTGAAGTAA